A window of the Streptomyces luomodiensis genome harbors these coding sequences:
- the sufD gene encoding Fe-S cluster assembly protein SufD yields the protein MAETIPAGSTTDGVIQVGQPTDARVSAPASYDVADFPVPHGREEDWRFTPLERLRGLHDGTAVADGGVKVEVTAPEGVTVETVGRDDARLGKAGKPVDRVAAQAYSSFEKASVVSVPKETVLTEPVRIAVHGEGGTAFGHQVVEVGAFAEAVVVIDHTGDATLAANVEYLIGDGAKLTVVSVQDWDDTAVHAGQHTALVGRDATFKSVVVTFGGDLVRLHPRVVYGAPGGEAELYGVYFTDNGQHQEHRLFIDHDTPHCRSNVAYKGALQGAEAHAVWIGDVLIRAAAEGTDTYELNRNLVLTDGARVDSVPNLEIETGEIVGAGHASATGRFEDEQLFYLMARGIPADEARRLVVRGFFAELVQQIGIPELEERLIAKIEAELEASVG from the coding sequence ATGGCTGAAACCATCCCGGCCGGATCCACCACGGACGGCGTCATCCAGGTGGGCCAGCCCACCGACGCCCGGGTGAGCGCGCCCGCGTCGTACGACGTGGCCGACTTCCCGGTGCCCCATGGCCGCGAGGAGGACTGGCGGTTCACGCCGCTGGAGCGGCTGCGCGGTCTCCACGACGGCACGGCTGTCGCCGACGGCGGCGTCAAGGTCGAGGTGACCGCCCCCGAGGGCGTCACGGTCGAGACCGTGGGCCGTGACGACGCACGCCTGGGGAAGGCCGGCAAGCCGGTGGACCGGGTGGCGGCCCAGGCGTACAGCTCCTTCGAGAAGGCGTCGGTCGTCTCCGTGCCCAAGGAGACGGTGCTCACCGAGCCGGTGCGGATCGCCGTGCACGGCGAGGGCGGCACCGCCTTCGGCCACCAGGTGGTCGAGGTCGGCGCCTTCGCCGAGGCGGTCGTGGTCATCGACCACACCGGTGACGCCACGCTCGCCGCCAATGTGGAGTACCTGATCGGCGACGGCGCCAAGCTCACCGTGGTCTCCGTCCAGGACTGGGACGACACCGCGGTCCACGCCGGTCAGCACACCGCGCTGGTCGGCCGGGACGCCACCTTCAAGTCCGTGGTCGTCACATTCGGCGGCGACCTGGTGCGGCTCCACCCGCGCGTCGTCTACGGCGCCCCGGGCGGCGAGGCCGAGCTCTACGGCGTGTACTTCACCGACAACGGCCAGCACCAGGAGCACCGGCTCTTCATCGACCACGACACCCCGCACTGCCGCAGCAACGTCGCCTACAAGGGCGCGCTCCAGGGCGCGGAGGCGCACGCGGTGTGGATCGGCGATGTGCTGATCCGGGCCGCCGCGGAGGGCACCGACACCTACGAGCTCAACCGCAACCTGGTCCTCACCGACGGCGCCCGCGTCGACTCGGTGCCGAACCTGGAGATCGAGACCGGCGAGATCGTCGGCGCCGGTCACGCGAGCGCGACCGGCCGCTTCGAGGACGAGCAGCTGTTCTACCTGATGGCGCGCGGCATCCCGGCCGATGAGGCCCGCCGTCTGGTGGTCCGCGGCTTCTTCGCCGAGCTCGTCCAGCAGATCGGGATTCCCGAGCTGGAGGAGCGGCTCATCGCCAAGATCGAGGCCGAGCTGGAGGCGTCCGTAGGATGA
- a CDS encoding helix-turn-helix transcriptional regulator: MPASAPEEQHGTRNRVARSILDHGPSTAAELALRLELTQAAVRRHLDTLVADGVVEPREKRVYGARGRGRPAKVFALTDCGRDAFDQAYDKLAVDALHWIEQSAGGGEAGRAAVAAFARARLAAQAERYRGAVEAAAPGRRTEALAGALSADGYAATARSAPVGEQLCQHHCPVAHAAERYPQLCEAETEVFSQLLGTHVQRLATIAHGDGVCTTFIPKTGKVEKTDTSTTKTTTASASTAGRNSE, from the coding sequence GTGCCCGCGTCAGCGCCGGAAGAGCAGCACGGCACCCGCAACCGGGTGGCGCGCTCGATCCTCGACCACGGTCCCTCCACCGCGGCGGAGCTCGCCCTGCGGCTGGAGCTGACCCAGGCGGCCGTCCGCCGCCACCTGGACACCCTCGTCGCCGACGGCGTCGTCGAGCCCCGCGAGAAGAGGGTGTACGGGGCGCGGGGGCGCGGCCGCCCGGCCAAGGTCTTCGCGCTCACCGACTGCGGTCGCGACGCCTTCGACCAGGCCTACGACAAGCTCGCCGTCGACGCCCTGCACTGGATCGAGCAGAGCGCCGGAGGCGGCGAGGCGGGCCGTGCCGCGGTCGCGGCGTTCGCCCGCGCCAGGCTCGCCGCCCAGGCGGAGAGGTACCGCGGCGCCGTCGAGGCCGCCGCCCCCGGCCGCCGCACCGAGGCGCTCGCAGGCGCACTCTCCGCGGACGGGTACGCTGCTACGGCGCGCAGCGCGCCGGTCGGCGAACAGCTCTGCCAGCACCACTGCCCGGTCGCCCACGCAGCCGAGCGATATCCGCAGCTGTGTGAGGCGGAGACCGAGGTCTTCTCCCAGCTGCTCGGAACCCATGTGCAGCGTCTGGCCACCATCGCCCATGGCGACGGGGTGTGCACGACGTTCATTCCGAAGACCGGCAAGGTCGAGAAGACCGACACCAGCACCACCAAGACCACCACCGCATCTGCCAGCACGGCCGGGAGGAATTCCGAATGA
- a CDS encoding bifunctional 3-phenylpropionate/cinnamic acid dioxygenase ferredoxin subunit, whose protein sequence is MTNTFVRACALDELEEDTPKRVELEGVPIALVRTEGEVFAVNDICSHANVSLSEGEVEDCQIECWLHGSSFDLRTGKPSGLPATRPVPVYPVKIEGDDVLVSVTQES, encoded by the coding sequence ATGACCAACACCTTCGTACGCGCCTGCGCGCTGGACGAACTCGAGGAGGACACCCCCAAGCGGGTGGAGCTCGAGGGCGTGCCCATCGCTCTCGTGCGCACCGAGGGCGAGGTGTTCGCGGTCAACGACATCTGCTCGCATGCGAACGTCTCGCTGTCCGAGGGCGAGGTGGAGGACTGCCAGATCGAGTGCTGGCTGCACGGCTCCAGCTTCGACCTGCGCACCGGCAAGCCGTCCGGCCTCCCCGCCACGCGCCCGGTCCCCGTATACCCCGTAAAGATCGAAGGGGACGATGTGCTCGTCTCCGTCACCCAGGAGTCCTGA
- the sufB gene encoding Fe-S cluster assembly protein SufB translates to MTLPTETAHPELEGLGNYEYGWADSDVAGASAKRGLSEEVVRDISAKKSEPEWMLKLRLKGLRLFDKKPMPTWGSDLSGIDFDNIKYFVRSTEQQAASWEELPEDIKNTYDKLGIPEAEKQRLVAGVAAQYESEVVYHKIREDLEEQGVIFLDTDTGLREHPELFKEYFGSVIPAGDNKFASLNTAVWSGGSFIYVPKGVHVEIPLQAYFRINTENMGQFERTLIIVDEDAYVHYVEGCTAPIYKSDSLHSAVVEIIVKKGARCRYTTIQNWSNNVYNLVTKRAVAYEGATMEWVDGNIGSKVTMKYPAVYLMGEHAKGETLSIAFAGEGQHQDAGAKMVHMAPHTSSNIVSKSVARGGGRTSYRGLIEIGEGAEGSKSNVLCDALLVDTVSRSDTYPYVDVREDDVSMGHEATVSKVSDDQLFYLMSRGLSEDEAMAMIVRGFVEPIARELPMEYALELNRLIELQMEGAVG, encoded by the coding sequence ATGACTCTCCCCACGGAGACCGCTCACCCCGAGCTCGAGGGTCTGGGCAACTACGAGTACGGCTGGGCCGACTCCGACGTGGCCGGCGCCTCGGCCAAGCGCGGCCTCTCCGAGGAGGTCGTACGCGACATCTCGGCGAAGAAGTCCGAGCCGGAGTGGATGCTCAAGCTCCGCCTCAAGGGGCTGAGGCTCTTCGACAAGAAGCCCATGCCCACCTGGGGCTCGGATCTGTCGGGTATCGACTTCGACAACATCAAGTACTTCGTCCGCTCCACCGAGCAGCAGGCCGCCTCCTGGGAGGAGCTGCCCGAGGACATCAAGAACACCTACGACAAGCTGGGCATCCCGGAGGCCGAGAAGCAGCGGCTGGTCGCCGGTGTCGCCGCCCAGTACGAGTCCGAGGTCGTCTACCACAAGATCCGTGAGGACCTCGAGGAGCAGGGCGTCATCTTCCTCGACACCGACACCGGTCTGCGGGAGCACCCGGAGCTGTTCAAGGAGTACTTCGGCTCGGTGATCCCCGCGGGCGACAACAAGTTCGCCTCGCTGAACACGGCGGTCTGGTCCGGCGGCTCGTTCATCTACGTGCCGAAGGGCGTGCACGTGGAGATCCCGCTGCAGGCCTACTTCCGGATCAACACCGAGAACATGGGCCAGTTCGAGCGGACGCTGATCATCGTCGACGAGGACGCGTACGTCCACTACGTCGAGGGCTGCACCGCGCCGATCTACAAGTCGGACTCGCTGCACTCCGCGGTCGTCGAGATCATCGTCAAGAAGGGCGCCCGCTGCCGCTACACGACCATCCAGAACTGGTCGAACAACGTCTACAACCTGGTCACCAAGCGCGCCGTGGCCTACGAGGGCGCGACCATGGAGTGGGTCGACGGCAACATCGGCTCCAAGGTGACCATGAAGTACCCCGCCGTCTACCTGATGGGTGAGCACGCCAAGGGCGAGACCCTGTCCATCGCCTTCGCGGGCGAGGGCCAGCACCAGGACGCCGGCGCCAAGATGGTGCACATGGCGCCCCACACCTCGTCGAACATCGTCTCCAAGTCGGTGGCGCGCGGCGGCGGCCGCACCTCCTACCGCGGTCTGATCGAGATCGGCGAGGGCGCCGAGGGCTCCAAGTCCAATGTGCTGTGCGACGCCCTGCTGGTCGACACGGTCTCGCGGTCGGACACCTACCCGTATGTGGACGTCCGCGAGGACGACGTCTCCATGGGCCATGAGGCGACCGTCTCCAAGGTCAGCGACGACCAGCTCTTCTACCTCATGAGCCGCGGGCTGTCCGAGGACGAGGCCATGGCGATGATCGTGCGCGGCTTCGTCGAGCCGATCGCGCGCGAGCTGCCCATGGAGTACGCGCTGGAGCTCAACCGGCTGATCGAGCTGCAGATGGAGGGCGCGGTCGGCTGA
- the sufC gene encoding Fe-S cluster assembly ATPase SufC, which translates to MATLEIHDLHVSVDAEGGPREILRGVDLTVKQGETHAIMGPNGSGKSTLAYSLAGHPKYTITGGTVTLDGEDVLAMSVDERARAGVFLAMQYPVEVPGVSVSNFLRTSATAIRGEAPKLRTWVKEVKETMERLQIDPSFAERNVNEGFSGGEKKRHEILQLELLKPAIAILDETDSGLDVDALRVVSEGVNRVRESGQVGTLLITHYTRILRYIKPDHVHVFAAGRIAESGGPELADKLEEEGYEAYVKGGASE; encoded by the coding sequence ATGGCCACGCTTGAGATCCACGACCTGCACGTTTCCGTCGACGCCGAGGGCGGTCCCCGCGAGATCCTGCGCGGTGTCGACCTGACCGTGAAGCAGGGCGAGACGCACGCCATCATGGGCCCCAACGGCTCCGGCAAGTCCACCCTGGCCTACTCGCTCGCCGGTCACCCGAAGTACACGATCACCGGCGGCACCGTGACGCTGGACGGCGAGGACGTGCTCGCGATGTCCGTCGACGAGCGCGCCCGCGCCGGTGTCTTCCTCGCCATGCAGTACCCGGTCGAGGTGCCCGGCGTCTCCGTCTCCAACTTCCTGCGCACCTCCGCCACCGCGATCCGCGGCGAGGCGCCCAAGCTGCGCACCTGGGTGAAGGAGGTCAAGGAGACCATGGAGCGCCTCCAGATCGACCCCTCCTTCGCCGAGCGGAACGTGAACGAGGGCTTCTCCGGCGGTGAGAAGAAGCGCCACGAGATCCTCCAGCTGGAGCTGCTGAAGCCGGCCATCGCCATCCTCGACGAGACCGACTCCGGCCTCGACGTCGACGCGTTGCGGGTGGTCTCCGAGGGCGTCAACCGCGTCCGTGAGTCGGGCCAGGTCGGCACCCTGCTGATCACCCACTACACCCGCATCCTGCGCTACATCAAGCCCGACCACGTGCACGTGTTCGCGGCCGGCCGGATCGCCGAATCCGGCGGCCCCGAGCTCGCCGACAAGCTCGAAGAAGAGGGCTACGAGGCGTACGTGAAGGGAGGCGCGTCCGAGTGA